The proteins below come from a single Alnus glutinosa chromosome 9, dhAlnGlut1.1, whole genome shotgun sequence genomic window:
- the LOC133877108 gene encoding protein ROOT PRIMORDIUM DEFECTIVE 1, protein MRTHIVNFIIKHPHQPSMAVRSKTTSSQYVASRSRDPVLEKLMDKYKHLFKVIAIQDLILANPKNPCVSLDFLSRLSQRLHLNRGAAAFLRKYPHIFHIFYDPAKSQPFCRLTDAAMEISCQETEAINASLPVVVDRLLRLLSMSASNSLPLRAIFKVWRELGLPDDFEESVIARNSHLFRLCDAHEPNTHVLKLVDVSPGNRFMASVENWRVMECCKQDCSVERVEMRYSFKHGYPPCMKLSKNFRAKIKEWQRLPYVGPYEEIGEKKSSKAGVRALEKRAVAIVHEFLSLTVEKMVEVEKISQFRKWFGIDLNIRDLFLDHPGIFYLSTKGKRHTIFLREAYERGCLIEPNPVYDARRKLLDLVVLGSRDWFNGESKPRHSLNCKEAEFQEEDNCQDDDF, encoded by the coding sequence ATGAGAACCCACATAGTCAATTTCATAATCAAACACCCCCACCAGCCTTCCATGGCTGTGCGGTCGAAAACAACCTCTTCCCAGTACGTAGCATCAAGATCTAGAGACCCTGTGCTTGAGAAACTGATGGACAAGTACAAACATCTTTTCAAAGTCATTGCCATTCAAGACCTCATCCTCGCAAACCCAAAGAACCCATGTGTGTCCCTTGACTTCCTGTCCAGGCTCTCGCAAAGGCTTCACCTCAATCGTGGCGCCGCTGCCTTCCTCCGCAAATATCCTCACATTTTCCACATTTTCTATGACCCCGCGAAGTCCCAACCCTTCTGCAGATTAACGGACGCTGCTATGGAGATTTCATGCCAAGAAACGGAGGCTATCAATGCTTCGTTGCCAGTTGTTGTCGACCGTTTGTTACGCCTTCTGTCAATGTCGGCATCCAATTCTTTGCCACTTCGTGCCATTTTCAAGGTTTGGAGGGAACTTGGGCTTCCTGACGATTTTGAGGAATCGGTAATAGCTCGAAACTCACATCTTTTTCGACTTTGTGATGCTCATGAACCCAACACTCATGTCTTGAAATTGGTTGATGTGAGTCCTGGTAATCGTTTTATGGCATCGGTTGAGAATTGGAGGGTTATGGAGTGTTGTAAGCAGGATTGCAGTGTTGAAAGGGTGGAAATGAGATATAGTTTTAAACATGGGTATCCTCCGTGCATGAAGTTGAGCAAGAATTTTAGGGCCAAGATTAAGGAATGGCAGAGGTTGCCGTATGTGGGGCCGTACGAGGAGATTGGAGAGAAGAAGAGCTCTAAGGCTGGAGTGAGGGCATTGGAGAAACGGGCGGTTGCAATCGTTCATGAATTCTTGAGCCTGACGGTGGAGAAGATGGTGGAAGTGGAGAAGATCAGCCAGTTCAGGAAATGGTTTGGGATCGATTTAAATATAAGGGATTTGTTCTTGGATCATCCAGGCATATTTTATTTGTCCACTAAGGGGAAGAGACATACCATCTTTCTGAGAGAAGCCTATGAGAGGGGATGTTTGATTGAACCAAATCCTGTTTATGATGCTAGAAGAAAACTTCTTGATCTTGTTGTCTTGGGAAGTCGCGATTGGTTCAATGGTGAATCAAAGCCAAGGCACAGTCTTAATTGCAAGGAGGCCGAGTTTCAGGAAGAGGACAATTGCCAAGATGATGACTTTTGA
- the LOC133876756 gene encoding double-stranded RNA-binding protein 3-like, translating into MYKTRLQELSHEKQWSFPKYSTVKDGPDHDPRFKAAVSVNGQSFHSSFPFRSSKLAQNDAAKLAFLRFTSEATAGGPTIEDPEIQSDASCLVKYPCSSSCICEAKQMSNSGFIVIDSQTLYKRQMQNNSGWKNLDPPLYTSKSDGAISHAMPFKDTVAVGGHALGEAEHAAAKAALVSLSLDELHMDDSGMYKNLLQESAQREGLSIPIYKTIKIGPCHMPTFFSTVEVKGEIFRGKGGKSKKHAELNAAKVAYSFLKQGGLSGSAAEVTSPNLVGSEPLLTKTSTLTVATELQHNLEHDQCELLPSPIIKYEEPAKESTVDEVQEVGSRETLLGFAEVDTEDCSSAPAVLQKEEDIENNEKSFSSPKHEELMPSPALTHAKLSALPSSDPKIGTGSHLLCNRVRVYSSFPDIAFPKGITVLPISENKWVAVSLEYPNEEGK; encoded by the exons atgtacAAGACGAGGCTGCAGGAACTTAGCCACGAGAAGCAGTGGAGTTTTCCAAAGTACTCGACCGTGAAAGACGGACCCGACCACGACCCTCGCTTCAAGGCTGCCGTCTCCGTCAACGGCCAGTCCTTTCACTCTTCCTTTCCCTTCAGGTCCTCCAAACtagcccaaaacgacgccgccAAACTCGCTTTCCTCCGCTTCACTTCCG AAGCTACTGCTGGAGGGCCAACGATTGAGGATCCTGAGATTCAATCAGATGCTTCATGTTTGG TTAAATATCCATGCTCATCATCATGCATTTGTGAAGCAAAGCAAATGTCTAACAGTGGATTCATTGTCATAGATTCGCAAACCCTTTACAAGAGACAGATGCAGAACAATTCTGGATGGAAAAATCTTGACCCACCATTATATACTAGCAAAAGTGATGGCGCAATATCTCATGCCATGCCCTTCAAGGATACTGTCGCCGTTGGTGGGCATGCCTTAGGGGAGGCAGAGCATGCTGCTGCAAAGGCTGCTTTAGTTTCATTGTCACTTGATGAGCTTCATATG GATGACTCTGGGATGTACAAGAATCTGTTGCAGGAGTCAGCTCAGCGTGAAGGCTTGAGCATACCAATATATAAGACTATAAAAATAGGTCCATGTCACATGCCAACGTTCTTTTCAACGGTGGAAGTTAAAGGAGAGATATTTCGAGGGAAAGGAGGGAAGTCCAAGAAACATGCAGAGTTGAATGCTGCAAAGGTTGCTTACTCGTTTCTTAAACAGG GTGGATTGAGTGGGAGTGCAGCCGAGGTTACTTCTCCAAATCTTGTGGGTAGTGAACCTCTCTTAACCAAAACCTCAACATTGACTGTGGCCACGGAGTTACAGCACAACCTTGAACATGATCAGTGCGAGCTGCTTCCATCTCCGATCATTAAGTACGAGGAACCTGCCAAAGAAAGTACAG TGGATGAAGTTCAAGAAGTGGGTTCGAGGGAAACATTATTGGGCTTTGCCGAAGTAGACACTGAGGACTGTAGCTCAGCTCCTGCAGTGCTACAAAAGGAGGAGGACATTGAGAATAATGAGAAATCCTTTTCTAGTCCCAAGCATGAGGAATTAATGCCTTCTCCTGCATTGACACATGCCAAACTTTCTGCTCTCCCCAGTTCAGACCCAAAAATAGGAACAGGGAGTCATTTGCTATGCAACAGGGTAAGGGTGTATTCAAGCTTCCCGGATATTGCATTCCCCAAGGGCATTACAGTGCTGCCAATCAGTGAAAACAAATGGGTGGCTGTAAGCTTAGAGTACCCAAATGAAGAAGGTAAATGA
- the LOC133877426 gene encoding 5-methyltetrahydropteroyltriglutamate--homocysteine methyltransferase-like gives MNLVFSSIHRLAPCSSLRFILQPSLSLSLSFSTNRRLSFRPFSLRSRAMASHVVGYPRMGPKRELKFALESFWDGKSSAEELQKVAADLRSSIWKQMADAGIKYIPSNTFSYYDQVLDTTAMLGAVPPRYGWNGGEIGFDVYFSMARGNASLPAMEMTKWFDTNYHFIVPELGPDVKFSYASHKAVDEFKEAKALGVDTVPVLIGPISYLLLSKPAKGVEKSFSLLSLIDKILPVYKEVVTELKAAGATWIQFDEPTLILDLHAHQLQAFSHAYSELESSFAGLNVLIETYFSDVSADAYKTLTSLKGVSGYGFDLVRGTQTLDLIKGGFPSGKYLFAGVVDGRNIWANDLASSLSTLQTLEGTVGKDKIVVSTSCSLLHTAVDLVNETKLDKEIKSWLAFAAQKVVEVNALAKALSGHHKDEAFFSANAAAQASRKSSPRVTNEAVQKAAAALKGSEHRRATTVSARLEAQQKKLNLPILPTTTIGSFPQTLELRRVRREYKAKKISEEDYVKAIKEEINKVVKLQEELDIDVLVHGEPERNDMVEYFGEQLSGFAFTVNGWVQSYGSRCVKPPIIYGDVSRPKPMTVFWSSTAQSFTKRPMKGMLTGPVTILNWSFVRNDQPRFETCYQIALAIKDEVEDLEKAGITVIQIDEAALREGLPLRKSDQAFYLKWAVHSFRITNSGVQDTTQIHTHMCYSNFNDIIHSIIDMDADVITIENSRSDEKLLSVFREGVKYGAGIGPGVYDIHSPRIPSTEEIADRVNKMLAVLETNILWVNPDCGLKTRKYPEVKPALKNMVAAAKLLRTQLGSAK, from the exons ATGAACCTAGTCTTCTCCTCCATACACAGACTCGCGCCGTGCAGCTCTCTGAGATTCATATTacaaccatctctctctctgtctctctctttctcaaccAACCGCCGTCTCTCATTCCGTCCCTTCTCTCTCCGTtcaag AGCTATGGCATCCCACGTCGTCGGTTATCCCCGCATGGGACCCAAGAGAGAGCTCAAATTTGCTTTGGAATCTTTTTGGGATGGGAAGAGCAGTGCCGAGGAATTGCAAAAAGTGGCTGCAGATCTCAGGTCATCCATCTGGAAGCAGATGGCTGATGCTGGAATCAAGTACATTCCTAGCAACACCTTCTCATACTATGATCAAGTGTTAGACACCACGGCCATGCTTGGGGCTGTTCCTCCTAGATATGGTTGGAATGGCGGCGAGATTGGCTTTGATGTTTATTTCTCTATGGCTAGGGGAAATGCGTCTCTACCTGCCATGGAAATGACCAAGTGGTTTGACACCAACTA CCATTTCATTGTCCCTGAATTGGGCCCAGATGTGAAGTTTTCTTATGCATCCCACAAGGCCGTGGATGAATTCAAGGAGGCTAAAGCT CTTGGAGTTGATACAGTTCCAGTCCTTATAGGCCCTATCTCCTACTTATTGCTGTCAAAACCAGCAAAGGGTGTTGAGAAATCCTTTTCTCTCCTCTCCCTAATTGACAAGATTCTCCCAGTTTACAA GGAGGTTGTTACTGAACTGAAGGCAGCTGGTGCTACCTGGATCCAGTTTGATGAGCCCACCCTTATATTGGATCTTCATGCTCATCAATTGCAAGCCTTTAGCCATGCCTACTCAGAGCTAGAGTCATCTTTTGCGGGATTAAATGTTCTGATTGAGACATACTTTTCTGATGTTTCTGCTGATGCATACAAGACACTTACCTCTTTGAAGGGTGTATCTGGATATGGTTTTGACCTGGTTCGTGGAACACAGACCCTTGATTTGATCAAGGGTGGATTTCCTTCTGGCAAATACCTTTTTGCTGGAGTGGTTGATGGAAGGAATATATGGGCCAATGATCTTGCATCTTCCCTCAGTACCCTGCAGACTCTTGAGGGCACTGTTGGAAAAG ACAAGATTGTGGTCTCAACATCTTGCTCTCTACTTCACACTGCGGTTGATTTGGTAAATGAGACTAAGTTGGACAAAGAGATTAAATCGTGGCTTGCATTTGCTGCACAGAAAGTAGTTGAAGTAAATGCCTTGGCCAAGGCATTGTCTGGACACCACAAGGATGAG GCATTCTTCTCTGCTAATGCTGCAGCTCAGGCTTCAAGAAAATCCTCCCCAAGGGTGACAAACGAGGCTGTCCAAAAGGCT GCTGCTGCTTTGAAGGGCTCTGAACACCGCCGGGCCACAACTGTGAGTGCCAGGCTGGAAGCTCAGCAGAAGAAGCTGAACCTTCCAATTCTTCCGACGACAACAATTGGATCTTTCCCTCAGACATTGGAACTTCGAAGAGTCCGCCGCGAATACAAGGCTAAAAA GATCTCTGAGGAAGATTATGTCAAGGCTATCAAGGAGGAAATTAACAAAGTTGTCAAGCTGCAGGAAGAGCTTGACATTGATGTTTTGGTACATGGAGAGCCAGAG AGGAACGACATGGTTGAGTATTTTGGAGAGCAGTTGTCTGGATTTGCCTTCACTGTCAATGGTTGGGTCCAATCTTATGGGTCCCGTTGTGTGAAACCACCAATCATCTATGGTGATGTGAGCCGCCCCAAGCCCATGACTGTCTTTTGGTCTTCAACAGCGCAAAGTTTTACTAAGCGACCTATGAAGGGAATGCTGACTGGCCCTGTTACTATTCTGAACTGGTCCTTTGTTAGAAATGACCAGCCCAG ATTTGAGACCTGCTATCAGATTGCTTTGGCCATCAAGGATGAAGTTGAGGATCTTGAGAAAGCTGGTATTACAGTTATCCAGATTGATGAGGCTGCTCTAAGAGAAGGTTTGCCTCTTAGGAAGTCTGACCAGGCGTTCTACCTAAAGTGGGCTGTTCACTCCTTCAGGATCACCAACTCTGGTGTGCAAGACACTACCCAG ATCCACACGCACATGTGTTACTCAAATTTCAATGACATTATTCACTCGATAATAGACATGGATGCCGATGTGATCACCATCGAGAACTCTAGATCGGACGAGAAGCTTCTCTCGGTCTTCCGTGAGGGAGTGAAATATGGTGCTGGCATTGGTCCTGGTGTGTATGACATCCACTCACCTAGGATCCCATCTACAGAAGAAATTGCCGACCGAGTCAACAAGATGCTTGCAGTCCTGGAGACCAACATTCTGTGGGTAAACCCTGATTGTGGCCTCAAGACACGCAAGTACCCTGAAGTCAAGCCTGCTCTCAAAAACATGGTTGCTGCCGCCAAGCTGCTCCGCACTCAGCTGGGCAGTGCCAAGTGA